The following are encoded together in the Novipirellula artificiosorum genome:
- a CDS encoding sulfatase-like hydrolase/transferase yields MQKRSFKVMSGVASWAAMGVFTALTVCAAGPKPNIVVILSDDQSWVGSSQEMIAGDARTRSDYFQTPNIERLALMGMRFTQGFSPGASCCPTRRSLQTGQMPARHEYNGDREGWTATYQATQHSADVEGGGSTLCDRSFR; encoded by the coding sequence ATGCAAAAGAGATCCTTCAAAGTGATGAGCGGAGTCGCCAGTTGGGCGGCGATGGGTGTCTTCACCGCTCTCACCGTGTGCGCCGCCGGGCCGAAGCCCAACATCGTCGTCATTCTGTCTGACGATCAGAGTTGGGTGGGTTCTTCGCAGGAGATGATTGCCGGCGACGCGCGCACGCGCAGCGATTATTTCCAGACACCCAACATCGAACGTCTCGCACTGATGGGAATGCGATTCACGCAAGGGTTCTCGCCCGGTGCGTCCTGCTGCCCAACGCGTCGATCGCTGCAGACGGGCCAAATGCCGGCGCGGCACGAATACAACGGGGATCGCGAGGGCTGGACCGCGACCTATCAAGCAACTCAACATTCCGCGGATGTTGAAGGCGGCGGATCCACGCTATGTGACCGCTCATTTCGGTAA
- a CDS encoding sulfatase-like hydrolase/transferase encodes MNMNRTPSLTAECFARWLVLGAVVCCAALAPTQSAHGDQPAGVVVDFFPGGKLRPKLSPWQVMIANLDQTPPTVSTRDASKEVPGLTGTLGGGEGSIEITLDGRSDDASQWIASTWSGGASHPVSGSEAGLGLSDAAGGNKVDDGEAIVWAFDLNALKLASGESLILMSVDFGGEAEGEKAEFWRRVDGKGTRIATGGRWDGNLPVAHGDEFALAGNGRLRSLTLRVGSIAASPAAAATATSATSAAGVRVSGSAPNIIMILADDMAWYDTPVRMDERLENSAQEIMRSLKDPANPSQPYQWNLQKLADQGMLFRNAYSAAPQCTPTRASMQTGMTTARHRLSVELGGKGIGEINLKPELQKFPVIPSGVRKPFPPDMVTIPEALAPFGYQCAHYGKWHLESDPLSEGYAETDGDTDNDGGKTYDAKDPLIPADLENAKRIKEITDKAIAFARKQKDAGLPFYIQMSHYAVHAPWECKQSSRALFQNHPDVVAFNEGESDPAKLNRKDDPAVFFGMMFELDQSVGRIVQAIDELGLTDKTYVLFKSDNGYRRFDTQHFMQPFYGEKWFLWQGGIRVPMIVKGPGVPTGSVSTANVVTYDLLPTFHDWASDAAGGLSNVDGLSLKGILKGEPPTQAIVDRPLYFHYPHYRSSMPLSAVVKGDYKLVYSWDATIRADISVADPRMLFNLADDPGEFHNLTAKHPALAVSLWKELDGYLTSVEARRPRDNSAVYRADGGKEFEADDNAKNRDLFPPFEGNRKPDPDLNDLPRK; translated from the coding sequence ATGAACATGAATCGAACCCCTTCCCTGACGGCCGAATGTTTCGCACGCTGGCTCGTGCTTGGCGCGGTCGTCTGCTGCGCAGCGCTGGCACCCACTCAATCGGCACACGGAGACCAACCGGCGGGCGTGGTGGTGGACTTCTTTCCGGGCGGCAAATTGCGTCCGAAGTTGAGCCCCTGGCAGGTGATGATCGCGAATCTCGACCAGACACCTCCAACTGTCAGCACGCGCGACGCTTCCAAAGAAGTTCCCGGGTTGACCGGCACGCTTGGCGGCGGCGAGGGCTCAATTGAAATCACGCTCGACGGTCGCAGCGACGATGCCTCACAGTGGATCGCGTCCACCTGGTCGGGCGGCGCGTCGCATCCCGTCAGCGGCAGCGAAGCCGGGCTGGGACTCAGCGACGCAGCGGGCGGCAACAAGGTGGACGACGGCGAAGCCATCGTGTGGGCGTTCGACCTCAATGCGCTCAAGCTCGCCTCCGGTGAATCGCTGATTCTGATGTCGGTCGATTTCGGCGGCGAAGCCGAGGGCGAGAAGGCCGAGTTCTGGCGGCGCGTGGACGGCAAGGGCACGCGCATCGCCACAGGCGGACGATGGGACGGCAACCTCCCCGTCGCGCATGGCGACGAGTTTGCGTTGGCCGGCAACGGGCGCCTGCGTTCGTTGACGCTTCGTGTCGGTTCCATCGCCGCTTCGCCTGCGGCCGCCGCCACGGCGACGAGTGCAACGAGTGCGGCGGGCGTTCGCGTGTCAGGCTCGGCTCCGAACATCATCATGATCCTGGCCGATGACATGGCGTGGTATGACACGCCAGTCCGAATGGATGAGCGTCTGGAAAACTCCGCGCAGGAGATCATGCGCAGTTTGAAGGATCCCGCGAACCCGTCACAGCCTTACCAGTGGAACCTCCAGAAGCTCGCCGATCAGGGCATGCTGTTTCGTAACGCCTATTCCGCCGCACCGCAGTGCACGCCCACGCGCGCCTCGATGCAGACCGGCATGACCACGGCGCGGCATCGCCTGAGCGTCGAGCTGGGCGGAAAGGGCATCGGTGAGATCAACCTGAAGCCGGAGTTACAGAAGTTCCCGGTCATTCCCAGCGGCGTTCGCAAGCCGTTCCCACCCGACATGGTCACCATCCCCGAGGCGCTCGCGCCTTTCGGTTACCAATGCGCGCACTACGGCAAATGGCATCTGGAGTCGGACCCGCTCTCGGAAGGCTACGCCGAGACTGATGGCGACACGGACAATGACGGCGGCAAAACCTACGACGCCAAGGACCCGCTCATCCCCGCCGATCTGGAAAACGCAAAACGGATCAAGGAGATCACCGACAAGGCGATTGCCTTTGCAAGGAAACAGAAGGACGCCGGACTGCCGTTCTACATCCAGATGTCGCACTACGCCGTTCACGCGCCGTGGGAGTGCAAGCAATCGTCGCGGGCGCTCTTCCAGAATCATCCGGATGTGGTCGCGTTCAACGAGGGCGAGTCCGATCCCGCCAAGCTGAACCGTAAAGACGATCCCGCGGTGTTCTTCGGGATGATGTTTGAACTCGATCAAAGCGTCGGGCGAATCGTGCAGGCGATCGATGAGCTCGGCCTCACCGACAAGACCTACGTCCTTTTCAAATCGGACAACGGCTATCGTCGCTTCGACACCCAGCACTTCATGCAGCCGTTTTATGGCGAGAAGTGGTTCCTGTGGCAGGGTGGCATTCGTGTGCCGATGATCGTGAAAGGCCCGGGCGTTCCGACGGGATCGGTCAGCACGGCGAATGTGGTCACCTACGATCTGCTGCCTACCTTCCACGATTGGGCGAGCGATGCTGCGGGCGGGTTGTCGAATGTGGACGGCCTCAGCCTGAAGGGAATTCTCAAGGGCGAGCCACCGACGCAGGCGATCGTCGATCGCCCCCTCTATTTCCACTACCCGCACTACCGCTCGTCCATGCCGCTTTCGGCTGTTGTCAAAGGCGATTACAAGCTAGTCTATTCCTGGGACGCGACCATCCGTGCCGACATATCGGTTGCCGATCCGCGCATGCTTTTCAACCTGGCTGACGACCCGGGCGAGTTCCACAACCTCACCGCGAAGCACCCTGCGCTGGCCGTGAGTCTGTGGAAAGAACTGGACGGCTACCTCACCAGCGTCGAGGCCCGGCGGCCGCGTGACAACTCGGCGGTTTACCGCGCCGACGGCGGCAAGGAATTCGAAGCCGACGACAACGCTAAGAACCGGGATCTGTTTCCGCCCTTCGAGGGCAATCGAAAACCGGACCCCGACCTGAACGATCTGCCTCGCAAGTGA
- a CDS encoding Ig-like domain-containing protein, translating to MSRPFTHRTPICRFATALLLVAHCAFTAAVAASVEHDAKNPQLAFAARELEGAMKEAGQDDLQVTLSIQADASSPEAFQIRSAGPNRVEVIGSDSPGAMYGGLEIADRLRLKLPIQDQAGKPFIAKRGIKFNIPLDARTPSYDDTGDSAQNNIETMWDFEFWKAYLDDLARYRYNVLTFWSTHPFPSLIKLEEYPEIAMDDVYRVAVPLQPSFKNKLQDIDQNGDGHLSLEHDAKVLKLVKTMTIDEKIAHWQRVFQYANDRGIEIHWFCWNIFTFGATGHYGITEDQTNPITVEYTRQCVRQLLLTYPQIAGIGVTAGENSDRSTKGEHATENFIFNTFGRGIMDARKGQPGRQVRFIFRRHVTERDAVMDAFKGYTGGILDTSTKYAVAHMYSSRRPQEWETRIVAEGWPEHFKTWLNLRNDDIVMQRWGSPDFVREFIKWMPREHSPGFYMGSDGYVWARESVAKNPEMAGRLEVDKHWYQFRLWGQLAYNTDLGRDYWEATLAHRFPGVDAKALYDAWESVSEIVPQVNRAVWAPTDGDFAAEACAQRDGFLGVDDFHFARKPMVLTRVKDAPDPQCVSVTDWAKAVLSKKPVKGLTPLQVADNLDGFAATAQSALTALRQNANGNVELLETLNDIESMAFLGRYYADKTRGAAKLALFRESNRESKPFHAEAVAHFQDAVEEWRQYARVLTPQYKTQLLARTHFLDWNATLKEVENELAKVESEGDFPEVQFTNPTDGAQLAANSDLRVEVQASDRDGIKEVKLYLNGLLLDADKKARPAYAWSGSSDDLLKGLKTGVHQLAAVAEDMTGVKARQEIQISVGDVAKNAEANWKDEIHQVLLKDGDRMMAGDRIDLPRLECKVMFNTSGKLVVIDQNTGLLWGSFSKDEDDLSHFAEFKNGQFVTWRGTPEKPEVALWKSREQPEPGDHRLAITVGKRLIIYRETEGKLRTVVWMSPEPN from the coding sequence ATGTCACGACCATTCACCCATCGCACCCCGATCTGTCGCTTCGCAACTGCCCTGCTGCTCGTTGCGCACTGCGCATTCACGGCCGCGGTCGCGGCATCGGTCGAACACGACGCGAAGAATCCGCAGCTTGCATTCGCGGCGCGGGAACTCGAAGGCGCGATGAAAGAGGCCGGACAGGACGACCTTCAGGTGACACTGAGCATCCAGGCCGACGCGTCGTCGCCGGAAGCGTTTCAGATCAGGAGCGCCGGACCGAATCGCGTGGAAGTGATCGGCTCCGATTCCCCGGGCGCGATGTATGGCGGGCTGGAGATCGCTGATCGGCTGCGGCTGAAGCTTCCGATTCAGGATCAGGCGGGGAAACCGTTCATCGCGAAGCGCGGGATCAAGTTCAATATTCCACTCGATGCGCGGACGCCTTCCTATGACGACACGGGCGACTCGGCGCAGAACAACATCGAGACGATGTGGGACTTCGAGTTCTGGAAGGCCTATCTCGATGACCTCGCGCGCTACCGCTACAACGTGCTGACCTTCTGGAGCACGCATCCGTTTCCCTCGCTGATCAAGCTGGAGGAATATCCCGAGATCGCGATGGACGACGTCTATCGCGTCGCGGTGCCCCTGCAACCCAGCTTCAAGAACAAGCTGCAGGACATCGATCAGAATGGCGACGGCCACCTGAGCCTCGAGCACGACGCGAAGGTGCTGAAGCTCGTGAAAACGATGACCATCGACGAAAAGATCGCGCACTGGCAGCGGGTGTTCCAATACGCCAACGATCGTGGAATCGAGATCCATTGGTTCTGCTGGAACATCTTCACCTTCGGCGCGACCGGTCACTACGGCATCACCGAGGATCAAACCAATCCCATCACGGTGGAATACACGCGGCAGTGCGTGCGGCAGTTGCTGCTGACCTATCCGCAGATCGCAGGCATCGGCGTGACGGCGGGAGAGAACTCCGACCGTTCTACCAAGGGCGAGCACGCGACGGAGAACTTCATCTTCAATACCTTCGGGCGGGGAATCATGGACGCGCGGAAGGGGCAGCCCGGGCGGCAGGTGCGGTTCATCTTCCGCCGGCATGTGACCGAACGCGACGCGGTGATGGACGCGTTCAAGGGCTACACGGGCGGCATCCTCGACACGAGCACCAAGTATGCGGTCGCGCACATGTATTCGTCTCGCCGGCCGCAGGAGTGGGAGACGCGCATTGTGGCCGAGGGCTGGCCGGAGCATTTCAAGACCTGGCTCAACTTGCGCAACGACGACATCGTCATGCAGCGCTGGGGCAGTCCGGACTTCGTGCGCGAGTTCATCAAGTGGATGCCGCGCGAACATTCACCCGGCTTCTACATGGGCTCGGACGGCTACGTCTGGGCGCGCGAGTCCGTCGCAAAGAATCCCGAGATGGCTGGGCGGCTGGAAGTCGACAAGCACTGGTATCAGTTCCGGCTGTGGGGCCAGCTCGCCTACAACACCGACCTCGGTCGCGACTACTGGGAGGCGACGCTGGCGCATCGTTTTCCCGGCGTGGACGCGAAGGCGCTTTACGACGCGTGGGAGTCCGTGTCCGAAATTGTGCCGCAGGTGAACCGCGCCGTCTGGGCGCCGACCGATGGCGACTTCGCGGCGGAAGCCTGTGCGCAGCGTGACGGGTTTTTGGGTGTTGATGATTTCCATTTCGCACGAAAGCCGATGGTGCTGACGCGGGTGAAGGACGCGCCCGACCCGCAATGCGTTTCGGTGACCGACTGGGCGAAGGCCGTCCTGTCGAAGAAGCCGGTGAAAGGCCTCACGCCGCTGCAGGTGGCGGACAATCTCGACGGGTTTGCCGCGACGGCGCAGTCCGCGCTGACTGCGTTGCGGCAGAATGCGAACGGCAACGTCGAGTTGCTGGAGACGCTCAACGACATCGAGAGCATGGCGTTTCTCGGCCGCTACTACGCCGACAAGACACGTGGCGCGGCGAAGCTCGCCCTGTTCCGCGAGAGCAATCGCGAATCGAAGCCGTTTCACGCCGAGGCCGTCGCGCACTTCCAGGACGCGGTCGAGGAATGGCGGCAGTATGCGCGGGTCCTCACGCCGCAATACAAGACCCAGTTGCTGGCGCGGACGCATTTCCTTGACTGGAACGCCACGCTGAAGGAGGTCGAGAACGAGCTCGCGAAGGTGGAGAGCGAAGGCGATTTCCCGGAAGTGCAGTTCACCAATCCGACGGACGGCGCGCAGCTCGCGGCGAACTCCGACCTGCGAGTGGAGGTTCAGGCCAGCGACCGCGACGGCATCAAGGAGGTGAAGCTGTATCTCAACGGCCTGCTGCTCGACGCCGACAAAAAGGCGCGACCCGCTTATGCGTGGAGTGGCTCAAGCGATGACCTGTTGAAGGGACTGAAGACGGGCGTGCATCAACTCGCGGCCGTGGCCGAGGACATGACCGGCGTGAAGGCGCGGCAGGAGATTCAGATTTCGGTGGGCGACGTGGCAAAGAATGCCGAGGCGAACTGGAAGGATGAGATTCATCAGGTGCTCCTGAAGGATGGCGACCGGATGATGGCCGGTGATCGCATCGACCTGCCGCGGCTCGAGTGCAAGGTCATGTTCAACACCTCGGGCAAACTTGTGGTGATCGACCAGAACACCGGCCTGCTCTGGGGCTCATTCTCGAAAGACGAGGACGACCTTTCGCACTTTGCCGAGTTCAAAAACGGCCAGTTCGTCACCTGGCGTGGTACGCCGGAGAAACCGGAGGTGGCGTTGTGGAAATCCAGGGAGCAACCCGAGCCCGGCGACCACCGACTCGCCATCACGGTCGGCAAGCGGCTGATCATCTATCGGGAAACCGAAGGGAAGCTCCGCACCGTAGTCTGGATGAGTCCGGAGCCGAACTGA
- a CDS encoding sulfatase-like hydrolase/transferase: MRTVADSRSFATKASPSGWAEFRKRVLKWHLNGVRGEGVPVLGDDANHPGHYGFDEWLSVTNYFDVNPLMSRNGKFEEFTGDSSAVVVTEALKFMARQKAGGAPFLAVIWYGSPHAPMRAMDEDLKGLPRGKAAHHLGEIVGIDRSIGALRKGLRELGIDRDTLVWYCSDNGGLNVDPNAVGHLRGHKGDLFEGGIRRLREEDFARSEGEAKKVVDRP, from the coding sequence ATGCGTACGGTCGCAGATTCCAGAAGCTTCGCGACGAAGGCATCCCCGAGTGGCTGGGCAGAGTTCCGCAAGAGGGTGCTCAAGTGGCACCTCAACGGCGTGCGTGGCGAGGGAGTGCCCGTGCTCGGCGACGACGCGAATCATCCCGGCCACTACGGCTTCGACGAGTGGCTGTCGGTCACGAACTATTTCGATGTCAATCCACTGATGAGCCGCAACGGCAAGTTCGAGGAGTTCACAGGCGACTCGTCGGCCGTCGTGGTGACGGAAGCACTGAAGTTCATGGCGCGGCAGAAGGCCGGTGGTGCGCCATTTCTCGCCGTCATCTGGTATGGCTCGCCGCATGCTCCGATGCGGGCGATGGATGAGGACTTGAAAGGATTGCCCCGCGGCAAGGCCGCGCATCACCTTGGAGAGATTGTGGGCATCGATCGCAGCATCGGTGCGCTGCGGAAGGGATTGCGCGAACTGGGCATCGATCGCGACACGCTGGTGTGGTATTGCAGCGACAACGGCGGTCTGAACGTCGATCCCAATGCGGTGGGCCATCTGCGAGGACACAAGGGCGATCTGTTCGAAGGCGGCATTCGCCGGTTACGAGAAGAAGACTTCGCGCGCTCCGAAGGAGAAGCGAAGAAAGTAGTAGATCGGCCGTAG
- a CDS encoding sulfatase — translation MNVLMLISDDLNSWLLENPERYTGKVIAPNLKALGESGVNFKYAYTAAPVCSPSRTAFFSGVAPWKSGVYNNAQTISKSEVLNQDAVLSLAGLFKKGGYNTFGYGKITHGWDQKEHWDDHVGHKRDPAPPGAPLAGLSGGEQDWGIIHLTEEQMNDTGGADKTIAILEKQHDKPFFLAYGLFNAHMPWYVPQKYFDIYPLDEIVLPELKADDLDDLPPLAKAVSDGIGSFADKVIKSGKHKEAVQAYLATTTYVDTQIGRVLDALEKSPYKDNTIVVFLTDHGLHLGEKLHWQKTTLWEEGTHTLLMFRAPGVSKAGGVSERFVSLMDIYPTLAELCGLTPPDYVDGRSLVPLLKAPKAPWESTAITGLCDKGKTDLAYISIRHELGRYTRYGAKEEEFYDASKDPHEWTNQIDNPEYATTVQKLRTLVPRFEDAAPPLPTALTKERRETPKKKKEEKKKESNPFTS, via the coding sequence ATGAATGTTTTGATGCTCATTTCAGATGACCTGAATTCCTGGCTGCTGGAAAACCCCGAACGTTACACCGGCAAGGTCATCGCTCCGAACCTAAAGGCTCTGGGAGAGAGCGGTGTCAATTTCAAGTATGCCTATACTGCGGCACCGGTTTGCAGCCCGTCCCGAACCGCTTTCTTCTCCGGTGTAGCCCCTTGGAAATCAGGCGTCTACAACAACGCACAGACCATCAGCAAAAGTGAGGTACTGAACCAGGATGCGGTGCTATCTCTGGCCGGGCTGTTCAAGAAGGGCGGTTACAACACCTTCGGTTATGGCAAAATCACTCACGGCTGGGACCAGAAAGAGCACTGGGATGATCATGTCGGTCACAAACGGGACCCGGCTCCTCCCGGAGCCCCTCTGGCCGGACTCAGCGGGGGAGAGCAGGATTGGGGAATAATCCACCTCACCGAGGAGCAAATGAATGACACCGGCGGGGCCGATAAGACCATCGCGATTCTGGAGAAGCAACACGACAAGCCGTTCTTCCTGGCCTACGGCCTCTTCAATGCCCACATGCCCTGGTATGTCCCGCAAAAGTATTTTGACATTTATCCTTTGGACGAGATTGTCCTTCCCGAGCTCAAGGCGGACGACCTGGATGACCTTCCTCCCCTAGCCAAAGCGGTGAGTGACGGGATCGGAAGCTTTGCCGACAAAGTCATCAAGTCCGGCAAACATAAGGAGGCGGTGCAGGCCTACCTGGCTACGACCACCTACGTCGACACTCAAATCGGGCGCGTCCTCGATGCCCTCGAAAAAAGCCCCTACAAGGACAACACCATCGTCGTCTTCCTCACCGATCACGGCTTGCACCTGGGGGAAAAACTTCACTGGCAAAAAACCACCCTCTGGGAGGAGGGAACTCACACCTTGCTCATGTTCCGTGCACCGGGAGTCAGCAAAGCCGGGGGCGTGTCTGAACGCTTCGTTTCCCTGATGGACATCTACCCCACCCTGGCCGAACTCTGCGGGCTCACGCCTCCAGACTACGTCGATGGACGCTCACTGGTTCCCCTGCTTAAGGCCCCGAAAGCTCCGTGGGAAAGCACCGCCATCACCGGATTGTGCGATAAGGGCAAAACGGACCTGGCCTATATCAGCATCCGCCATGAACTCGGTCGCTACACCCGCTACGGGGCCAAAGAGGAGGAATTCTACGACGCCTCCAAGGATCCCCACGAATGGACCAACCAGATCGACAACCCGGAATACGCCACCACCGTCCAAAAACTCCGGACCCTGGTCCCCAGGTTCGAGGACGCCGCTCCCCCCCTTCCCACTGCCTTGACGAAGGAGCGCAGGGAAACCCCAAAAAAGAAGAAAGAGGAAAAGAAGAAAGAGTCCAATCCTTTCACATCATGA
- a CDS encoding cellulase family glycosylhydrolase has product MKPIINRRKFTGLALAASAGHGLPGFSRVFGATAPRELDKFGGWTGKQFKPTGFFRVEKDERWWLVTPEGNAFLSFGISHLESNLFKEAYNREAWQERLGVANADDWQTFAPALRSWFLEICRDYGFNTIGVHNSLQVVNRPVPAVPYMQPIHFIDIPLLTEEDCRERPDVIGGAQRPSRIGFPRRLRNLGPDAPGKRAYVETMSKVYRDRIADFNTTYGMRFKTFDALAAAADWRLQTQLSNANETRDNIEFLHAVVDQYYRTAKEAIRRYDRNHLFVGDKLNGNTDSLDTVLPVTSKHTDVVLYQMYARYEVQRPGLDRWAKLAAQPLINGDAAFTMITDTMPRPYGPVADNLRQRAEWTLRNRNEERITMTRYLTAIIVVLVAGNALWTTTSAAESENRPESKPDVAESIAARLGRGIVLDVSSPEEHSPVKMPYEPEQLDAIRVAGFQSVRFYVVVRRDPATYKAMIDDALSRQLAVMISMWGDGGWAASPKEGLAEFVRAWDNYAMFYKDHSQELVLDLWNEPAGLLLKDGKPVGIKDDKTAMEYLNAAIPVIRKTNPNRILGIGSPGLNGCLELEQFVTPEHLTYKLEDGSGFKNDDGLIGLFHMYHPHAFTHWTQKLDALPRWKEEVREQLSHPVAWSKRWRKPVILDYHLQLIGGQLQSLLRRHEAARIDSMLIGNELHSMATNPEYQLRWEKLIAGIRPLFSGRLGYNAGGLIGPWESSQEYLNVSFIDSLDFIGISAYPRLPKELDADADDYLAGWRKSPYGEDLVAQLTAFIADQGKEVYLTELGSPANKGGIEYFNPGKPMSYDLEQHAAFYEVSLDVLAGVEKLQGVYIYNWHANAGGKPGFHPETNPGAYVWNVFGKPAQNAIRREFLK; this is encoded by the coding sequence ATGAAACCGATTATCAACCGTCGAAAGTTCACCGGGCTCGCACTAGCAGCTTCGGCTGGTCACGGGTTGCCTGGCTTCAGCCGTGTGTTCGGTGCAACCGCCCCGCGTGAACTGGACAAATTCGGCGGCTGGACGGGGAAGCAATTCAAGCCCACCGGATTCTTCCGCGTGGAGAAGGATGAACGCTGGTGGCTCGTCACTCCGGAAGGGAACGCCTTCCTCAGCTTCGGCATCAGTCATCTCGAGTCGAATCTATTCAAGGAGGCTTACAATCGCGAGGCGTGGCAGGAACGTCTCGGCGTGGCGAACGCAGACGACTGGCAGACGTTCGCCCCGGCGCTACGGTCGTGGTTCCTGGAGATTTGCCGCGACTACGGCTTCAACACGATCGGCGTGCACAACTCGCTGCAGGTCGTCAACCGCCCGGTGCCGGCCGTGCCCTACATGCAGCCGATCCACTTCATCGACATCCCGCTGCTGACTGAGGAGGATTGCCGGGAGCGCCCCGACGTCATCGGCGGCGCGCAACGTCCTTCGCGGATCGGTTTTCCGAGACGGCTGCGGAACCTCGGCCCGGACGCGCCCGGCAAACGGGCCTACGTTGAAACGATGAGCAAGGTCTATCGCGACCGCATCGCGGACTTCAACACGACCTACGGCATGCGGTTCAAAACCTTCGACGCGCTCGCCGCCGCCGCGGACTGGCGACTACAGACGCAGCTCTCGAACGCCAACGAGACCCGCGACAACATCGAGTTTCTCCACGCCGTCGTGGACCAGTATTACCGGACGGCGAAGGAGGCAATCCGGCGATACGACCGCAACCATTTGTTCGTGGGTGACAAGCTCAACGGGAACACCGACTCGCTGGATACGGTCCTGCCGGTGACCAGCAAGCACACCGACGTGGTGCTCTACCAGATGTATGCGCGCTACGAAGTCCAGCGGCCCGGGCTCGATCGGTGGGCGAAGCTCGCCGCCCAGCCGTTGATCAACGGCGATGCCGCCTTCACGATGATCACCGACACGATGCCGCGACCCTATGGACCCGTGGCGGACAACCTGCGCCAGCGCGCCGAGTGGACTCTACGAAATCGCAACGAGGAACGAATCACAATGACACGATACCTCACCGCAATCATCGTTGTCCTGGTCGCCGGAAATGCTCTTTGGACGACAACGAGCGCCGCAGAGTCTGAGAATCGCCCTGAGTCCAAACCTGATGTTGCCGAGTCCATTGCCGCTCGGCTCGGCAGAGGCATTGTTCTGGATGTCTCGTCGCCCGAAGAACATTCGCCGGTGAAGATGCCATATGAACCCGAACAACTCGATGCGATCCGAGTCGCAGGCTTTCAAAGTGTCCGTTTCTATGTCGTGGTGAGGCGAGATCCTGCGACTTACAAAGCCATGATCGATGATGCGCTCAGTCGTCAGCTGGCGGTCATGATTTCGATGTGGGGCGACGGTGGATGGGCGGCGAGTCCGAAAGAAGGGCTCGCCGAGTTTGTTCGCGCGTGGGACAACTATGCGATGTTCTACAAAGATCATTCGCAGGAACTCGTCCTTGACCTCTGGAACGAACCGGCGGGTTTGCTGTTGAAAGATGGAAAGCCGGTGGGAATCAAAGACGACAAGACCGCGATGGAGTATCTGAACGCTGCCATCCCGGTGATCAGGAAGACAAACCCCAATCGCATCCTTGGAATCGGCAGTCCCGGCTTGAACGGCTGTTTGGAACTTGAGCAGTTCGTTACACCGGAGCACCTGACCTATAAGCTCGAGGACGGCTCCGGCTTTAAGAACGACGACGGCCTGATCGGCCTGTTCCACATGTATCATCCTCACGCCTTCACGCACTGGACCCAAAAACTGGATGCATTGCCGCGCTGGAAAGAGGAAGTACGGGAGCAGTTATCACACCCTGTCGCCTGGTCGAAGCGGTGGCGAAAGCCGGTCATCCTCGATTACCACCTGCAACTCATCGGCGGACAACTGCAGTCGTTGTTGCGGCGCCACGAAGCAGCGCGGATTGATTCGATGCTGATCGGAAACGAACTCCACTCGATGGCGACGAATCCCGAATACCAGTTGAGATGGGAGAAGTTAATCGCCGGCATCCGGCCGCTCTTTTCAGGCAGGCTCGGATACAACGCCGGGGGACTCATCGGTCCCTGGGAATCGTCGCAGGAGTACTTAAACGTCAGCTTCATTGACTCGCTCGATTTCATCGGCATCTCGGCCTACCCTCGGCTCCCGAAGGAACTTGACGCCGATGCAGATGACTACCTCGCGGGATGGCGCAAAAGCCCGTACGGCGAAGATCTGGTTGCGCAGTTGACCGCGTTCATCGCGGATCAAGGCAAGGAGGTCTACCTGACGGAACTCGGTTCACCGGCCAATAAGGGCGGGATCGAATACTTCAATCCCGGCAAGCCGATGAGCTACGATCTCGAACAGCACGCAGCGTTCTATGAAGTGTCGCTCGACGTGCTGGCGGGCGTCGAGAAGTTGCAGGGTGTTTACATCTACAACTGGCACGCCAACGCGGGAGGAAAGCCGGGATTCCATCCCGAGACAAATCCAGGTGCTTACGTCTGGAACGTCTTTGGAAAACCTGCTCAGAACGCGATTCGGCGAGAGTTCCTGAAATAA